The Lolium rigidum isolate FL_2022 chromosome 2, APGP_CSIRO_Lrig_0.1, whole genome shotgun sequence genomic interval TTGAATACGAAAACGCAAGTTGATGATATGCAGGAAAGAAACCACGTGCAGATATGTGACAGATCTAATCTAGCAAATAATAGCTTGCTACTCAAGGTTAAAGGCTCTCTGTTAATAAAACACTCTGGATAtatttattgaatttttttttggaaaattcgaATTCTTAGGATATAATTCCTATGTGGGCTGTTTAATTTCCTCGATTGAAACACATAGACATGTGTAATCATGGTCCTGGATAGTAATTCCGGGCAATTATCTTGCACCAAATAATCCCACCAGATGCAGTTTTGCAATAGATGCCCAATGTTACATTTTCAGTTACTATGAACTTCAGCACCTGCGACCTGTCGCAGCTTAAAAGGCTGGTGGGTTAATTGACATATACAGGGCAAGGAAAATGCCATACGGTCAAAGACGTTTGACGTATGACTTTGCCTATTGCCTTATTCAGGAGTTGAATATGTGTACTTTTTCAGGTGTAATGTGTACCTTTTGATATACTAGTATTACTACTTGTATGACTATGGAGGACATACTACTAGGATAAAAGCAGATTGGATGAATGTTGACTGGTGCCAGTCATCAGAGAAATAGGACATGAGAATGATCAAATAGAATATCCGTTGGACACTAATTGGTTGCTAATATATGTAATTTTCCTTGCCTACTTGGGTATAAAATTCTTACAACCTTCTCCCATGAACTCCTATTAACGAATAGATATGTTCATTTGCATAgttgaggaggatgaagaggacaaACACAAATCCAAACAGAATTACCATTGTTCAGTCGATTGGTATAGCGCAGACGAAGTTCCAAAGCATGAAGCAAGCATGTCAGTATTCACAACACCAGGGCTAAGAGCAATGGCTGCCAATCCAGGAGGCAACTCCTTTGCTAACGAGCGTGTTAAACCTTCAATAGCCCACTTTGAAGCACAATAGGGAGCAACCTGAAAGCACATTACACAATTTGGTATACAATGATGATTTCACAGTTAACAAATATAATCAGTATTAAACAGCCTTTGACTTTGCCTACCTCTGCAGCAGAAGACCTCCCCCAACCAGAGGATAAATTGATTATCATTCCATGTTTCTTCTGTAACATAAGTGGTACAAAATGGCGAAGTACATTCGCCGTTCCTTTGATATTTGTATCAACCACCGCGTCAAATTCTTCTGCTGGAACATTCCACGTCTTGTTATTCCTGTTTATTGTACCAGCATTGTTGACTGCAACAATATATCAATGGTTAGACCTCTGGAGAGATCCCCGTCatgtaaaagaaaaagaaaaaagatttcACTTCAAATACTTCCACATGGCTCTAAGTGCACATTTGTGGAGCAAAAAGTATAGCGCACCTATGATATCAGGAATTTGCTTCTTTTCCACGACAGCCTTTGCCAGCTCAGCCATGCTGCTGTCAGACCTCTGCAACAGAAGCACATGCATACTTGAGAATCCAAAGTTATTTCAATATCTTAAGGCAGTGAAAAAATAGGCAACTTAAATTATGTTTTGTTTATAAGAATCTATGAATCACATGCATCATTCGTTTTTAATAAGGTATGGTTCTACTGTCATTCATGCCATATCGTATGAACTGAACTTAATTTGATATTTGAGGTCACAAGTCACAAGTTCCATATTACCCTTTTAACTCCAACTAATCTTGACTAAAACCTTGAACAAAAGCAAGCAGACTGCTCACATGATGTGTGAATTCATGATAATTTTTAAAAGAATGAATATAATAGCCTCTTTAATGTCAATAACTGTCCATCAAGTATCATATGGTCTAACCATGAAAGTAAGAAGTTAGAAACCATGGCTACATTTAGAATACTTTATCAACTCATGACCAGCAAGATTTGACACCCTCTATGCATCTTTCTTGTCGACCACCAAACCAACAGAACTTATGAAACTCTCAGCGCACAAGACAAAATAACCTAATTAGCTTGTACAGACAAGTCATTAGTTTCAAGCATGCTGTCTTGTACGGAAACAGATCACACGCCGTGCTGCACTGTTTTTGCTCCGCCCCAGCATGGCTGCATGCTTGCACCGATGCAGCTTGCACGCCATTGCCCAGGCGCCCAACGCTTCAGTCCTGCAGCACCCTGCCCCTGCCGGCTCTCACCCAGGTTGCTAGGTTAGGTATTCCTTATTCTGCTGATTTCATTTAGGACTGAGATGTACCGGCACTTTAGATGCACACTACTACATTCATTTGAGTAAGATGTATTTTTTGGTTTTGTGATTTAGCTAGCAAGGATGACATGGCAGAAGATAGAGTCTTTTTTTTAATCATGATGCAGCTATCTAATTAGGGGTTTGCTAATTCTCAGTTGATCGAAAGTTATCTTAATTCTCAGTCAACCAAAAATAATCTTAATTCTCAGTCACCTCTCTAACTGTTGGATTGCATCTTGATTCATGCTAGCTGagctgcaactgagattttttctaATTGCACACGaggttgtaactgagattttacTAATTGTAGCATGTGTTGTATTGTACCTGAGAAAAAATAAGCTAGACGTTGAATTGCTTTGTGATTCAAGTTAGTTATAAGTTGCAATATCTAATTATCACTAATACATGTAAATTTGGCTGTTTTTCATGCATATGGtattggccccctcttatgttttgttactGGCAGCAGGACCCTAACCCTAGAAACTGAGACTCGGCTCAGCAGTTTACCACTGCAGCAAATGGAAGAAGATTGATATAGGTGTCGAGGGATTGGGCTGAATAGCACTAAATTAAAAATCACCCCCGGCGAATTCAACAGCTAGGTATCCCGTTCATCCACGCCCTAGCACAGCACAAGCAGTAGAACGAggccgcgaggaggaggaggaggaggaaacagaGTGCATTACGACGTCGGCGACGGTGAGGAAGTGGCGGGACGGGGACGCGATCTCTGCCTCGAGGGAGCGGATGGGGTCGGCGGAGCGGCCGCAGCCGACGACGGCGTGGCCCCGGCGCGCGAGCTCCAGCGCGAGCGCGCGGCCCAGCCCCCGGCTGACCCCCGTGATGAGCACCGTcctcggccccgccgccgccgcccgcgcggccGCCACGCCACCGACCCCGCTCTTGGACCCCGACGTCATCCCGCCTGCTCCGCCCCTCTGGTTCGTCGGCGTTCGAGCGCAGGCGTGGTGGAGGCCCCGTGACCTTGTGTACTGACACCTCGCTCTTCTGATGGGCTTGGGCCCTAGGCCCGTGGTACGTACACACGAATGGGCCGATGGGTGCCCGCGGGCCCGGCCCATCTACCGTCTGAAGGACGGCTGCGGCTACTCTAGACGCCAAGCCTCCGCCGCGGTTCTCTTGGAGAGGCTTCCATCCCCAGCCAGAACCTTCCCGATCCTCCCACTCCCACTCCCCTCGCCGCCTCCGCGCCCCTCCGGTCCGATCGCCTCGCCGCCGGTAACGAAGCCTCTCTCTCTCACCCTCTTTACCCCTACCTGCGTGTCGGCTCCGTCACCTGTAATCTCTCGATTCGTCAGCCTCTGGGTTGGGCAGATGATGAAAAGTTTGCCCTTTTCCCCCTACTACTCGCGTGTTACAATCTGCGGCCGTTTTTTCGAGTTATTGGATTGGTCTCTAGTGTGGTGTGCTGTCTATGCTGTGGTTCAGCTGATTCTTGTAGTTCTGGATGACCGATGTTTTGGGATAGGATGGAATGATTCATTGTTGCGACTTATGTTATCTTTATTATCCGTGTGGGGAGCCTGCCGGTTGGGCTCGTTTGCCCTCCAGCCAAGAACATGGTGAAGATGCTAAGGATTACGAGCGGACAGTTGAAAGGAAAAGCTAGGATCTTTTAACCACTGGACAGGCCCTAGGAGGCAGACAGAATGCTTGGCAGTTATGGATTAGGGCATTGACTTATAGTAATATTATGATGATTTGTGTAGCATAGCCTTAGGGACCATTGCAGGATGTGACTAAGTTGAGAGCCTGTTGGATGTTTCCCTGTGTATTACTAACTTCCCcctggacagagatttggtgcacatgggcaccagtgatctcgttttttaaaaaaattaaaaataatagttttgagttgtaaaaaattctggaaaaaaatccacacatagtcaatgatgtatcccacaaacggataaaaaatcaatttcaaatacttaatattttgagctacacaaaaatgacaaaattgtagatctgagtagtcattttcaaatctccaaaacatatcagaatttgtcatttttgtccaggtcaaaataaaaagaatttaggATTGGGATTTTCCATGATTGTGGGATGTATCATTGGTAATCTACAGAAttattttcatgattttatataacttgtaaaaatatttttcaatttttttaactgagcgagagcactggagctcgtgTGTTAAAAGCACTTTTCGCTTCCCCCTCCACAAGTTCGAATGCAGCATTACCTTTTCAGGTGCATCTTTATTGCTCGATCTAGTGGTCTTTGTTCAATTCGGGTGACCGGTTTGATGCATTTATTTGCAGCTTGGAATCGTGTTTGATAGTCGATAAACCATGTTCAAGAAGAATATCGAGGCAAAAGCTCTGCAGCGCTTGTCAGGTGCTGACAAAAAGAAGCTGAGAAGAACTGCCAAGCTAAGGTTTCCGCAGGCATCTGATGAGGATATTGATGCCATCCTTCCCCCGAAGGTGATGATTTTTTTGTTGGCATTGTGTGGAGTAATACCAGTAAACTGAATGGGTTTAGCTACCCCAACGGTACAAGTTGTATTGCATAAACAGAACTTGCACTTACTATAGTCAAGAGTAATCTTCTTTTCCAAAATTCATAACTATGAGATTTTTAGCATTGGCATCCCTCACCACCTGTTTTAACTGATCTGTGTCATGTATTAGGTAAACTATCAACTGTTTTTCTTATCTACCTCATATCTACCAGTGTTGCCAGTTCACAGAAAAATGGATTTTTTAGTTAAAACTCAAGTGTTGTTTCTCGTGTTCATATATATTTCTTTACAGCTTTGTGATAGTATTCTTCTTCTTTGTATTGTATGTGTAGGTTGAGATAACAGTGGCTAAGTACCCAAGTCGGACTCTTGTTTATGGAATAGAAGGGGAACTCCCGATGATATTCGACATTGATGGAAGAGGCCATGAGCTGTTTCCAACAGGTTATATATTTTTCATTTCCAGATTTTCCAAGTAATGTACTTTCATATAGTTATCTAAAGTTCTCTATTTTTCATTGTGGTATGTCCTTTCTGTTGTAGTATGACATGTAAACTGTTGATTTCTATTGCGCACGTGTAAAACAAGACACATAATTAGAAACAGAGAATATAACACAAGATCACAGAAATTAGTTGCACTCAGCACAATCCCTTGTCAGGGTCTTGGCCTTTTCATGTATATATAGAGATACGTGATGTACAAGATTACAACAACCAAATTAATCTAGTCAATATGAAATCAATCTAAACCAAAACTGATCAGTAGCTCTATGTTAATCTTAGCTGTACAACTAATTAAACGTATATCCTACACGCATGCATATATACATTTTAGCCTATTCTATGCGCTTTTGTAGTTGATAAAGATATGGGTTGACCTCATGTTTTCTATTCTTATGGTAATGTTAAGCGGTTAGCTGAATGATTGACAACTACATATTCAAAGATAAGTGCATGCAGCATCTTGTACTTTTTTTCATGATTTAATTGGTGGAAATGCTGCAGTTTATGCACTCTGGAAGGTTCCTGATCTGTTGCCAGCTTTTACGCTTAAGGGCGGTGAGGTTTCACACTATATTCTTGGTGGCGCTGATCTTATGTTTCCTGGTATCCGCATACCCCCAGAAGGGTTACCACCTTTTCAGGCTGGCCAACCATGGTCAGTTAAAGTCCCTGGTAACCCTGCTCCAATTGCTGTGAGTTTCTCATATTTCTTTGCCCTAGCTATTCTTGAAGTTTTTCTTGAGTGGATACTGCCAATTATATAGGAGTCCAACTTCTGGTTCTTTTATATCCTCTACACAGGTTGGGACCACAACTATGAGTGATGCTGAAGCATTAAAGGCAGGATTACGTGGCAAGGCTTTACGGATTGCACATTACTACAAGGATTTGTTATGGCAAGTTGAATGCTCTTGATACACATCTGAGTTTACCTGTGCATTTTATGATTAATTGTTAAATATGTTTACAGGGCTTCAGCTGATGGTCGTTATGTTCCAAATGAGGGATTTTATGATGACATGGTTGTTGAAGATCCTAATTTTGCTTCAGCTTCTCAACATGACTCTTCTGAAGATCCTGCAGATGGGAAGCAAGACAAAGCAGATGCCGATGCTTCAGACAATCACGCTGGAGATCCTTCTGTTGACAGTGAAACCATAGAAGATGTAACTGCTGGCATGAGCGAGCTAAATTTGCCTGATGAGAAAACTACCGAAGAACCAACCGAGGAGAAGGAACATCAACATTTGTCTACTGAAGAAATTGATTCTCTCTTGGACAAATGCCTTCTGCAAGCAATACACACGAATGTGAAAGATAAAGACCTCCCTATGCCAGGAAGTACATTGTGGTATGTATATAGATAAAGTCGACTTGCCCTTACAATTTGTTATTCCATCACTTATGAGTATTTTGTGCAAATGAAAGCAATTGTTTTCATTCCAATTCATATGATGGAGATGAGTTCTGCACATCTTTGCTTTTTTTAAGATGATATATTACTAATTTTcttgtagtaaataaaactatgtTTTACTCTACATCATTAAATATTGAGATATTATTTTCATATACTAGGTTCTCATTAGTACTATGACTTCTTTCCATCAAGTAAATGATAACTAGGCAACGTGGCTGTGCCAAGATATCCTCTCCTGTAACCCGCATGTTTTGTTACTTTTTATGATACATAACTCCCACTTGTTCACCTTACATGTACTTCTCTGTGCAGGTCTAATCACATACTCCCCTGCAGACCTCCAGGTGTTACTCTGGATATTAAGAAGTCATCGCACAAAAAACTATCCAAGTGGTTGCAGTCAAAATCTTCATCTGGCCTTGTAAGATAGTGTGCAAATCTTTTCTTATCTGCATTATGTCTTGTAAATTAATGAAGTCCTATCAAGTAGGCAAGAATACGTTCTAGTTGCTAGATTGTTTCATGTCCGACAACTAATAACTATTTAAGCTATTTTAGTAGGAAATTTCCGGGTCCCTAAGGATTTCTAAGAAGTTAATTCAATGTAGGGTTTTATGTATTAATATTTCACGTCCTTCAGTAAGTAAAGTGAAGTAGAAGCTGCTATGTCACAATGTGATGCATTCCGGAACTGGGGAGGTCTTGCATTGTTGGAACTTGTGAAAGGTTTGCTGACATCATACATGGTTTGTGCATGTCTGTATATACTATGTATTTTCATGTTTGGTTGAACACTATACAAATATGCTACAGTTGTCCAACATCTGGAAAATTTGCATATAGTACATGATTTTTCGAAAACCTCAAAAGGGCATAGTTTTCCTGCATTTCATAAATAACAATAGAGTGACCCTGTTTATAAGGAAACCAGGCTGAAAACCTTATATAGTGTGTGATCTAAGAAATGATCATGTGCTTATTAAACTTTCTTGATATACAGTTATGTCGCAAACTTAAGATTTAGAAAGCATATCATATCAGAGTGAAGTTATAGTTTTCGAATCATCAATATATTGCTGCCCGTATTTTGATCCAATCCAGTTTTTTCATTCCCGCCACATTTCTGATGTCCATTAAATTGTTGACAGATCACTGCAAAAGAGGACAAGCATAAAAAGGAAGTCGTTTTGACTGGTATCAATCGTAAACATCCAGATTTCATGGCCTTTAAACCAGAAAAGAGGGTACAGGAGCCTGTTGAGCAGCACGATAATGCTGTCGTTGAAGGTAGCGGCTCAAACCAATTGGAAGTGGAGGAAACttataagccaagttctcacgtCAACCCCATATTTTTGGCTGTTGGAGCTGACGCAGGGAAGTATTACAGTGCATCAGAGGCATCTGATGtagttttcaggtttgtccccaGAACAGTAATAGATTATAGTAGTCTGTAGGTTCTATGTTTGTAAAGCGTGAATTTCGTAAATTTCTCACATCTCAACTATTTTCACTTTCTCCTCTCAATGAAGGTATGTAGAAAAGGAAAATCTGGTTAAGCCAGCAGACAAGGCTAAAGTAATTCTGGATGTTACCTTGTGTGATGCTCTGTACAAAGGAGCTGTCAAAAAGGGTTCAGCATACCCGAGTGAGATTCACAAGAAGGATTTGGGGTCAACGTTTATAAACCGTATGCAAATCCATCATAGAGTGGCTAGAGGAAACGAGGTGGTTGTTCGCAAGGGTGCCATACGTACTGTTCAGATCATGACAGAAAGAAGGCAGGGAAACAAGAAGATGACCCGAGTCTCTGGATTGGAGTGCTTTTTGCTAGACGCTGACTCGTTAGCTTCTGAACTACAGAAGAAATTTGCTTGCAGTACCACAACAGCCGAGCTTCCAGGTATCAACCCATGTGAACAAACTAGCGATATTATGCAAGCAGTACGTATTAAATTTTGCCTTGTAACCATTTCAGGTAAAAAGGGGCAATACGAGGTGCTGGTTCAAGGTGGAGTCATCGAAAACCTCGCAAAGCACCTCGTTGACCATTACGGTGTTCCAAAGAGATACATTGAGGTTTATGACAAAACAAAGAAGTAGGAGGGGGAGCTGACTCCTGGGGAGCGCAGACATTGTTGATATCTGTCTGGTTCAGGATTCTTGGGTATCTGATTTGAGTTCTGAGACTGCATGTTTCCAGATGTGGATGATGGCATCGTGTGAAATTTGTGAGTTGTACTTATTAAAGCTATCATGTTCGGTGTAAACATCCAGTGGAGGTTTTCCTTTGCTTAATTAGTGAGATATTTTTGCTTcactctagttttattaacagataAATGATTTTGATCCTGTTCATTATACGATTATCGATAATTATCTGAATTACATTTGCTGCATCCCTGTCATGGTGGCAATTATACCTGACGTTAGGTATAGTAGAGACCATCAGataatttaaaaaaattgtaCCTCGAAATGAAAAGCTACTTTGGAGTACGTGAAATTATCTTTTTTTTGCACGGACCacaaaaaataatgtttttctgCAAAACTTTGTGTAGGTACATAGAATGTTTGAATGTAGACCCCAAACTTTTGGAATTTCTATGAGTTTTAAAGTAAATATTTTAGACGGTAGGTGCAACCTGTATTCCTATATCTGGTCGAGAAGTTATTCGTTTTACtattgaattccactttttatatTATAGCTGTGCATCTTTAACACATATTACCCCATCTAGTGGAACTTCTACCAAAATATCTCATTTAGGAGATTTTGAATATGATTTAATCCTATTTTAGCATTTTGCTTGTTAATGTTTGATCATGATACGGTAGGTGCAACCTGTATTCCTATATCTGTCCGGCGCGACAAAATTTCATATATGTTGGAGGGCGTCATCGAAGTTTATGTCCATATCGGCAATGAAAGAGGGATTTGACTACTGTGTAGCGAAAAGTTCATGAAGGATTTGAAAATAGCCAGGCTATGTATACATATACTTTATTCAACTAGTCTTACTTGTGGTTTCCCTTCATGAAGACCAAGACACATAACAATATCTAAGATTATCTTATACACCAGCAAGGGAACACTCTTGCTCTCTAGAGTAATCTTTACGAGGTGGGAGTAGAGAAaacacggaaattcaattcggctcccgggtgcgtatgctccctctaccaaaaaaatatatttcgaaatgtcaaaaaatttggataaaaaattctacatgtacatctccataatgtatgtgcattcgctaagtttcacgaaaaaccaatattttttgtggtctatgtaaaaaggagaaactttatcttgtgaaaagcattatttttagcactgaattttgtcttttttacacacgttacatgataagtcgattttttatgaaacgactttgtgagcgcgtagcacgtgaatatGTACGTactaattttttgtttcaatttttttgaaatttaaaatatacataagatgcatttcaaaatatagggagcatatgcacccatgttccaaaacgccACTCCCAAACACTTATAGCAACTATACTCATATATGGTCCTCTTTGACACTGCACTTGCAGCTTATCTATCTAGTGCTTGAAGTGTCTGGTTGCTTCTTATATAGCAGCAAGAGAGAGTATTGCTTTCTTTATTATCGAGACATGTGGATTTTTAGATGTTGTCAATGCCTGATGCATTATGCTTAAGGAGTCCATGAGAGCTCTCTTGCATGCACACCAACCATGTATACTAGTACATTTGGCTCTCATATGTAGACTCAAGTCTTTGTCTTCCATGCACTTACTTGCATGCTTGGATTTTTCTTGGCACAAACTTGAAGTTTAGTCCATACTTGATTCTTCAAGGTACGAACTTGAAGTTTTACCTATACTTGATTCTTCATGGCACAAAAAATGGATGCTTATCATCGCACGATGGTTGGTTTGTGCCTTCATATACTCACAAGTTTAGTAGTTGccattttattcatactatagAACTTGCATATATATTCACAATGATTTTATTAAATTTCGGTGTCTTCCCCACGGAAAGTCCaaatgtagcccgagctacatggCTCTCCTTTTtttacaaaatttgaattcaacattttaaagtttcaaaaaaatctgaaataaaattctTGGAGTTGGAAATGATGTACTCTACTACTGTGCAAAATCTCAGGATGAAATACATTATATTCGaggctacataaaaatgacaaattctgataGATTTTGGTGGTTTTAAAATCTGTAATGTTCACTTATTCCAGATCAAAGGATTTGTGAATTTTGCACAGCCCAAAATACTCAGTCTTCGTATTGCTTTTTTTCACAGTGGTAGAGTACAACATTATCTATCTCAAGAATTTTTGTTCATATCTTTTTGAAATGATGAAATGTCAATTTTGAATGTTTTAGAAAacaggctacatgtagctcgagctacaaaatGCCACACTCGTTTTCCCCACCCATATATTTGATAATACCATATCAGTATTTGAGTATGTCAATGTTCTCCATGCCCAAATTATTGATATTAATATCAATATATTTTATATATTCGGGATTATGGTAGTCTTCCATAGTGATACCTATAATAGTGACATCTATCTTATTCTCGTTGTATTCATTTAATAGCTGATTTAGTTCAAATTCTTCACATTCTTTCTTCATCTTATTAAATTTATCTAATATTTTTTCTATACTTCCTTTAAAACTTATTCGTTTATATTCTTCTTCCATTCTGGATATATATTCTCATACTTTATTTCAAGCTTCAAATCAATGTATTCTCCTTCAAGAGGATCAACTCCCTTGACTAACCATTCTGCTTTTATCTTGGTAGGTGTATTTACCGATACCTTTCTATTCTGAGTCATCTTATTCTTTTGAACATATTCTTTTGTTGTAAGCTCAATATTATACTTTGCACCTAATACATTCCTTGCATGTTGATCTTcatctattttatatattttttccacGATACACCTCCTATGTATTTTGCTTCCACCTTCTCTTCTACTATTTTGTTCAAAGGATATGTATATGGATGGTGCCTTTCCATCACATAATATATAGTGAGGCTTTAGTTCTGAGACTTCAATATTTTCTAATGATGGCATTATACCATTAAACATATTGAAGTATTCTGCAAGACTATGAGTATTGATAACATATATCCTTTCACTTCCCTTTTATTGTTGTACTGGGACCAAAATTTGTTCGGTATACATTCTTGAACTTCATAAAGAATTATGTGGTCATTTGGCTTAAATTTATATGTTTTTGTATGTAATATTCAAAGCTTACTTTCCTTTGAGAATGTTTCTATTCCATTGGCATTCATTCCTATGTCCATTCCTGCAAAATTTGTGAGCGGGAGAATATGTGAGGTAAACTGTTGTCTTTACCTTTAATATGTTCAAAGATAATTTTATAAACATTTCCAGTTATAATGTCTTCGAGTAAAACTGAATTTCTAGTAAAACCTTTCTTACTATTTATTTGGTTATAGTAATATATATCACTTCACAATCTATTCGTACCGTAAATTCATTTAATCCCAAGTATAATCTAAATGCATTTGTTGCATGGACTATGCTTCCACAAGTTTTTGCATGAGGTGTGAGTCCACGTCGGATATGCTTCTGGAACTTAAgttaaaaataataaataataTATTGATAGATAAATTCTTGTCCTAGTCTATGCAACAAATGCATTTACACTATACTTGGGATTTAAAGAATTTATGGTATAAATTAATAGCGGAAGCGATATGTAGATATTATAACCAAATAAATGGTAAGAAAGGTTCTACTAGAAGATGATTTTTATTTGAAAACCTTATAACTGGAAATGGATATAAAGTTTTCTTTGAACATATGTCAGGTAAAGATAATAGTTTACCTGACATATTCTCATGCTCATCGATTTTACAGGAATGATGAGAGGAACGAATGCTAATGGAATAGATTCGTTTTCATTTAGACCAGAGAATAAGCTTCGAATGTTTCCTCAAAATACATATAAATTTAAGCCAAAGGACCACATAGTAATGGATGAAGTTCAAGAATGTATACAGGACAATTTTTGGTAATAGTACAACAACAAAAGGAAAGAGAAAGGTTATATGTTATCAATACTGAATAATCTTGCAGAATACTTCAATATGTAACGGTATTAGGCTATCATTACAAATATTGAACTCCTAGAACTTAAGCCTCTATATATAAATTATATATGATAGAAAGGCACCA includes:
- the LOC124687323 gene encoding NADPH-dependent pterin aldehyde reductase-like, which encodes MTSGSKSGVGGVAAARAAAAGPRTVLITGVSRGLGRALALELARRGHAVVGCGRSADPIRSLEAEIASPSRHFLTVADVRSDSSMAELAKAVVEKKQIPDIIVNNAGTINRNNKTWNVPAEEFDAVVDTNIKGTANVLRHFVPLMLQKKHGMIINLSSGWGRSSAAEVAPYCASKWAIEGLTRSLAKELPPGLAAIALSPGVVNTDMLASCFGTSSALYQSTEQWAPKAATMILSLSLEDNGASLTV
- the LOC124692405 gene encoding eukaryotic translation initiation factor 2D-like isoform X2, with amino-acid sequence MFKKNIEAKALQRLSGADKKKLRRTAKLRFPQASDEDIDAILPPKVEITVAKYPSRTLVYGIEGELPMIFDIDGRGHELFPTVYALWKVPDLLPAFTLKGGEVSHYILGGADLMFPGIRIPPEGLPPFQAGQPWSVKVPGNPAPIAVGTTTMSDAEALKAGLRGKALRIAHYYKDLLWASADGRYVPNEGFYDDMVVEDPNFASASQHDSSEDPADGKQDKADADASDNHAGDPSVDSETIEDVTAGMSELNLPDEKTTEEPTEEKEHQHLSTEEIDSLLDKCLLQAIHTNVKDKDLPMPGSTLWSNHILPCRPPGVTLDIKKSSHKKLSKWLQSKSSSGLITAKEDKHKKEVVLTGINRKHPDFMAFKPEKRVQEPVEQHDNAVVEGSGSNQLEVEETYKPSSHVNPIFLAVGADAGKYYSASEASDVVFRYVEKENLVKPADKAKVILDVTLCDALYKGAVKKGSAYPSEIHKKDLGSTFINRMQIHHRVARGNEVVVRKGAIRTVQIMTERRQGNKKMTRVSGLECFLLDADSLASELQKKFACSTTTAELPGKKGQYEVLVQGGVIENLAKHLVDHYGVPKRYIEVYDKTKK
- the LOC124692405 gene encoding eukaryotic translation initiation factor 2D-like isoform X1 encodes the protein MFKKNIEAKALQRLSGADKKKLRRTAKLRFPQASDEDIDAILPPKVEITVAKYPSRTLVYGIEGELPMIFDIDGRGHELFPTVYALWKVPDLLPAFTLKGGEVSHYILGGADLMFPGIRIPPEGLPPFQAGQPWSVKVPGNPAPIAVGTTTMSDAEALKAGLRGKALRIAHYYKDLLWASADGRYVPNEGFYDDMVVEDPNFASASQHDSSEDPADGKQDKADADASDNHAGDPSVDSETIEDVTAGMSELNLPDEKTTEEPTEEKEHQHLSTEEIDSLLDKCLLQAIHTNVKDKDLPMPGSTLWSNHILPCRPPGVTLDIKKSSHKKLSKWLQSKSSSGLITAKEDKHKKEVVLTGINRKHPDFMAFKPEKRVQEPVEQHDNAVVEGSGSNQLEVEETYKPSSHVNPIFLAVGADAGKYYSASEASDVVFRYVEKENLVKPADKAKVILDVTLCDALYKGAVKKGSAYPSEIHKKDLGSTFINRMQIHHRVARGNEVVVRKGAIRTVQIMTERRQGNKKMTRVSGLECFLLDADSLASELQKKFACSTTTAELPGINPCEQTSDIMQAVRIKFCLVTISGKKGQYEVLVQGGVIENLAKHLVDHYGVPKRYIEVYDKTKK